Within Butyrivibrio fibrisolvens, the genomic segment TAGCTGAAATGCTTGGTATCATAGCAGATGCCATAGCAGAAGCCATAGCGATCGGTATAGTTGTAATAGTAAGTGCCTTACCTGCATATATTCCATACATGGATGCCGTATCAGACTCACTTAATCCCCTGACACCCATCATGAAAGCGTAGAAGATCTTCTGATTAATGTTAGGTGTGATGTTATAAAGAACAGTACTAAAAAGAAACGGAAGTACGACCATCACTATCTGGAAGATTATCATCCTGGTACTCTCCACCTGCCCCTTATCACTAGCAATCCTCTTTCTAACATTAGCCCTGTTTACATAATAAACAAAAAGCATAAATAAAAGAGCTGTAAGAACACCTGCACCTGTACCAAGAGCGCTTCCTGCAGCGCCATAGATCGCAGGATTAACCGAAGGATCTGTAGCCATCTTCGAAATAGCAATATTAGTAAGAACAAAAGCTGCAAGTATGCTGACCACAGCATTAATGATCTGCTCCGCTATCTGGGATATAGATGTAGGAACCATAGTCCTGTTCGCCTGGAAATATCCCCTTAAAACGCCAAGAGGTCCATACAGAAGAACTGTAGGCCCGAATACTCTAAGTACATAAGCTCCCCCTTCTCCAACAAGAAATCTTGATAAAGCCATAAGAAGGATTCCGCATATAGTACCTGATATTCCTACAAAGACAAGGGCACAGCGAAAAAGCTTCTGCGCGCTCTTGTACTGCCCAAGTGCATACTTCTGAGACATAACCTTGGATATAGCCGAAGGTATGCTATAAGATGCAATCATAAGAGCAGTTATATACCAGTTGTATGCAGCATTATAATATCCATTGCCCTCATCTCCTATAATTGAAGTAAGAGGGCTCTTATATAAAAGACCTATGATCCTTACAACAATACCTGCCGCAGCCAGTATACCTGCCTGTTTTAATATTCCGTTACTACCATTTTCTGCCATGATATTAAATCTTCTTTCATAAAAATCTTCCCCACGTAGTATATAATCAATCCGCCCTTTAGACAAGTTTTTACCAGCACATATTCAAATCAGCCCCACCACTTACAGGCTTGCCCGCTCCATCCTAGTGACAGCATCCTCGAAGGAGTGTCCGGGACAGATAGATAATAAAAATACCACGCTTTTAACTGTTTTATAAAATTCATGAGCGTGATAGATGGAGTTTTTTATTCTGCCCGGGGTCCACCTGTCTGAGCAAAGCGAGTTTGGACCCCAGAATAAAAGACTCCAGATATCATGCCATGAATTTATAAAAGAGTTAATGCGTGGTATTTTTATTATC encodes:
- a CDS encoding putative polysaccharide biosynthesis protein, which gives rise to MAENGSNGILKQAGILAAAGIVVRIIGLLYKSPLTSIIGDEGNGYYNAAYNWYITALMIASYSIPSAISKVMSQKYALGQYKSAQKLFRCALVFVGISGTICGILLMALSRFLVGEGGAYVLRVFGPTVLLYGPLGVLRGYFQANRTMVPTSISQIAEQIINAVVSILAAFVLTNIAISKMATDPSVNPAIYGAAGSALGTGAGVLTALLFMLFVYYVNRANVRKRIASDKGQVESTRMIIFQIVMVVLPFLFSTVLYNITPNINQKIFYAFMMGVRGLSESDTASMYGIYAGKALTITTIPIAMASAMASAMIPSISAKFIKGEKEQSKEIATKVIRVSMLVAIPSAIGLIALARPVTMILFPQRGSLDQAAMLLSVLSLTVIFYSQSTITNSVLQGTGRLFVPVINALIALVAQTVILIVILLVTPLDNMSLVITRVIYAFILFVLNDISCRKRLGLNLDTKSIYIMPAVAAVVMGAAAFAVYFVLTIPFGGMAEVGYFVNLIATAIAIGIGALTYAAVLIKSGTITEEVLRSLPKGYKLIPILKKVKLL